One Flavobacterium sp. 90 DNA segment encodes these proteins:
- a CDS encoding transglutaminase domain-containing protein gives MTLKKIAFTFLFLSFIFPHLSYSQKYDAIDNVILKYPKHFSSTESLAERIREDFTTEHDKARAIYSWIALNIKYDYKAYLNPPKSIRFSYRNEAEKQKQLEALKDKTWQKAFDSQKAVCEGFTLLYQRLATLVGLKAEVVRGDSKRLLSDIGRQNSQSNHAWNMVQIDRKWILVDVTWGQGYYDSNKKAMVNYFNAVYFDTDPKYFFAKHFPDSGVYLNEKLNKDDFLNGPLIFDATIEGNNEILSPDSGIIEANDGDKITFRIKNISKSDTLFYVKKGKATKIENPREVRGSLEFQVTYDKRMGSYITFFLGQNSIASFKIIPQ, from the coding sequence ATGACCCTAAAAAAGATTGCCTTTACATTCCTTTTCCTGAGTTTTATCTTTCCGCATTTGTCGTATTCTCAAAAATACGATGCGATTGATAATGTTATACTCAAATATCCCAAACATTTTAGTTCTACAGAAAGTCTGGCCGAAAGAATTCGGGAAGATTTTACAACAGAACATGATAAAGCACGAGCTATTTACAGCTGGATTGCTTTGAATATTAAATACGATTATAAAGCTTACTTAAATCCGCCAAAGTCAATTCGGTTTAGTTACAGAAATGAAGCTGAAAAACAAAAGCAGCTAGAAGCATTAAAGGATAAAACATGGCAAAAGGCATTTGATTCTCAAAAAGCAGTTTGCGAAGGTTTTACGCTTTTATATCAACGTTTGGCAACTTTAGTTGGTTTAAAAGCTGAGGTTGTTCGTGGTGATTCAAAAAGATTATTAAGTGATATTGGCCGTCAAAATTCACAGTCAAATCATGCATGGAACATGGTTCAGATTGATAGAAAATGGATTTTGGTTGATGTAACCTGGGGACAAGGATATTATGATAGTAACAAAAAGGCAATGGTGAATTATTTTAATGCTGTTTATTTTGATACTGATCCAAAGTACTTTTTTGCAAAGCATTTTCCTGATTCGGGAGTTTATCTGAATGAAAAATTAAACAAAGACGATTTCTTAAACGGACCTCTTATTTTTGATGCAACTATCGAAGGAAATAATGAAATTTTATCACCTGATTCCGGAATAATTGAAGCGAATGATGGAGATAAAATAACTTTCAGAATTAAAAATATTTCAAAATCAGATACACTTTTTTATGTAAAAAAAGGAAAAGCGACTAAAATTGAAAACCCAAGAGAAGTAAGAGGATCACTGGAATTTCAGGTTACTTATGATAAAAGAATGGGATCTTATATTACTTTCTTTTTAGGTCAAAACAGTATAGCATCTTTCAAAATAATTCCACAATAA
- a CDS encoding YihY/virulence factor BrkB family protein produces the protein MKIKNIFSKTWFLLKNTFLEFNDDNAIKLSAALAYYTIFALPPLLIIIITICGFFFGEEAVTGELYGQINGLVGNGAASQIQEAIKNVQLSGDNLFATVFGIVMLLIGASGVFAEIQSSINFIWGLRAKPDKGIKKFIQNRLMSFSMIASVGFLMLVSLFISTTLDLLSSRLKVYFPESTVYLFYVVNIVIVLASITTLFAIIFRTLPDGKIRWKDAFIGSGVTAVLFMIGKFAIGFYLGSSTVASVYGAAGSVIIILVWVYYSAIILYFGAEFTKVYAKSYGGKIYPNEYSVEIAKEIYEIDKPKKEPIEETLQKEKP, from the coding sequence ATGAAAATTAAAAATATATTCTCCAAAACTTGGTTTCTTCTAAAAAACACCTTTTTAGAATTTAACGATGATAATGCAATTAAGCTAAGTGCAGCATTGGCATATTATACCATATTTGCATTACCGCCATTATTAATTATTATAATCACAATTTGTGGTTTCTTTTTTGGAGAAGAAGCTGTAACAGGAGAATTGTATGGACAAATTAATGGTTTGGTAGGTAATGGCGCGGCAAGTCAAATTCAGGAAGCTATAAAAAATGTGCAGTTATCTGGCGATAATCTTTTTGCAACAGTATTTGGAATCGTTATGTTGTTAATTGGAGCGTCTGGAGTTTTTGCTGAAATACAAAGTTCTATAAATTTTATTTGGGGATTACGTGCAAAACCCGACAAAGGAATTAAGAAATTCATTCAAAATCGCTTAATGTCATTCTCTATGATTGCTTCTGTAGGATTTTTAATGTTGGTCAGTCTTTTTATAAGTACAACTTTAGATTTACTGAGTTCACGTTTAAAAGTATATTTTCCAGAGAGTACAGTATATTTATTTTATGTGGTTAACATAGTTATTGTCCTGGCGAGTATTACAACTCTTTTTGCCATTATTTTTAGAACATTGCCTGATGGAAAAATAAGATGGAAAGATGCTTTTATAGGATCAGGAGTTACAGCTGTTCTTTTTATGATTGGTAAATTTGCCATTGGTTTTTATTTAGGCAGTTCTACGGTTGCTTCTGTGTATGGTGCGGCAGGTTCTGTTATAATAATTCTGGTTTGGGTTTATTATTCGGCAATAATTCTTTACTTTGGAGCAGAATTTACGAAAGTCTATGCTAAGTCTTATGGAGGAAAAATCTATCCAAATGAATATTCTGTAGAAATAGCAAAAGAAATTTATGAAATCGACAAACCCAAAAAAGAACCCATAGAAGAAACATTACAAAAAGAGAAACCATGA
- a CDS encoding transglutaminase domain-containing protein has product MTLRKIVFAFFLLNIVFINLSYSQQYSAIDSIVLKYPSFGSTEKLAERIKNDFTSEHDKARAIYSWIALNLDYDLKTYLNPPEPKTFTSKNEAENAKQIQLAHSSTTQKAFRSKKAVCEGFSLLYQHLATLSGLKCQVVTGDSKRLLNDIGRKRLGSNHAWNTVQIDGKWILIDATWGQGYLDEKRQVAVKKFTPIYFDMIPEYFYMTHFPESSMYASNTGNKEAFLNGPLIYGSFVKENCEVVMPFSGIIKANDGDKITFKIKNLSRIDDLYYLDKKGERVQIENPKEEDGILEFQVTYNRKYGRFITLYLFREGLMAFKIAPKQT; this is encoded by the coding sequence ATGACACTAAGAAAAATCGTCTTTGCATTCTTTTTATTAAATATTGTTTTCATAAATCTATCTTATTCACAACAATATAGCGCCATTGATAGTATAGTTTTGAAATATCCAAGTTTTGGAAGTACAGAAAAATTAGCAGAAAGAATAAAAAATGATTTTACATCAGAACATGACAAAGCAAGAGCAATTTATAGTTGGATTGCATTGAATTTGGATTATGACTTAAAAACTTATTTAAATCCGCCAGAACCCAAAACTTTTACTTCTAAGAATGAAGCAGAGAATGCTAAACAAATTCAATTAGCGCATTCAAGTACAACTCAGAAAGCATTTAGATCTAAAAAAGCAGTATGTGAGGGATTTTCTTTGTTGTACCAGCATTTGGCGACATTATCGGGATTAAAATGTCAGGTCGTAACTGGAGATTCTAAAAGATTATTGAATGATATTGGAAGAAAAAGATTAGGATCAAATCATGCTTGGAATACGGTTCAAATCGACGGAAAATGGATCTTAATTGATGCTACTTGGGGACAAGGATATCTTGATGAAAAGCGTCAAGTTGCAGTAAAGAAATTTACGCCCATTTATTTTGATATGATTCCCGAATATTTCTATATGACACATTTTCCAGAATCGTCAATGTATGCAAGTAACACCGGAAATAAAGAAGCATTTTTAAACGGACCACTTATTTACGGCTCATTTGTAAAAGAAAATTGCGAGGTTGTGATGCCTTTTTCAGGCATAATTAAAGCAAATGACGGAGATAAAATTACTTTTAAAATAAAAAATCTTTCAAGAATTGACGATCTTTATTACCTGGATAAAAAAGGAGAACGTGTCCAGATTGAAAATCCAAAAGAGGAAGACGGAATATTAGAATTTCAGGTTACCTATAATAGAAAGTATGGTCGTTTTATTACTCTTTATCTTTTTAGAGAAGGTCTTATGGCTTTCAAAATAGCTCCAAAACAAACATAA
- the pncB gene encoding nicotinate phosphoribosyltransferase, translating to METTFLKSILDNDFYKFTMQHTVIKLFPKARVRYGFINRGKHVFPPGFADLLRKAVDAMADLRLTKEEKLYLSHHCPYLDPTYFDFLHGYIYDPSEVQISQEGSEIKVTVEGYWYRTILWEVPLMALISELFYKSNHLIRLNDEAVKELTKNKIDNYNKLGVSILEFGTRRRHSYDVHVLINDTLRTFGSESFIGTSNVHFAMVNNIRPLGTHAHEWFMFHAAQYGFKMANFMSLEHWTQVYGGDLGIALTDTYTTEIFFSQFDKKYSKLFDGVRHDSGDPIEFAQKVISHYTKMGIDPKSKVIVFSDSLNYEKVKSITDFCKDKIKMSFGIGTNFTNDVGLPSMNMVIKLTEVKLENRHWEGVVKLSDEKNKNTGTPEMIELAKEVLGIK from the coding sequence ATGGAAACAACTTTCCTGAAATCAATTTTAGATAATGATTTCTATAAATTTACGATGCAGCATACTGTAATAAAACTTTTCCCGAAGGCAAGAGTTCGTTATGGTTTTATAAATAGAGGAAAACATGTTTTTCCACCGGGATTTGCAGATTTACTTCGAAAAGCAGTAGATGCAATGGCAGATTTGCGATTGACAAAAGAAGAAAAATTATATTTATCGCATCATTGTCCTTATTTAGATCCTACTTATTTTGACTTTTTACACGGATATATTTATGATCCGTCTGAAGTTCAAATTAGTCAGGAAGGATCAGAAATAAAAGTTACTGTTGAAGGATATTGGTATCGTACTATTTTATGGGAAGTGCCTTTGATGGCTCTGATTTCGGAACTTTTTTATAAATCAAATCATTTAATTCGCTTAAACGACGAAGCTGTAAAAGAGCTTACCAAAAACAAAATTGATAATTATAACAAACTTGGAGTTTCGATTTTAGAATTTGGTACGCGACGTCGCCATTCTTATGATGTACATGTTTTGATAAATGATACACTTCGAACATTTGGTTCAGAAAGTTTTATCGGAACCAGCAATGTACATTTTGCGATGGTTAATAACATCAGGCCTTTAGGAACTCATGCACATGAATGGTTTATGTTTCATGCGGCACAATATGGCTTTAAAATGGCTAATTTTATGAGTCTTGAGCACTGGACACAAGTTTATGGCGGAGATTTAGGAATTGCTTTGACGGACACTTATACTACTGAGATTTTCTTTAGTCAATTTGACAAAAAATATTCTAAACTTTTTGATGGAGTTCGTCATGATAGCGGAGATCCAATTGAGTTTGCACAAAAAGTAATTTCGCATTATACCAAAATGGGAATTGATCCGAAATCAAAAGTGATTGTTTTCTCGGATTCTTTAAATTACGAGAAAGTAAAAAGTATAACAGATTTTTGTAAAGATAAGATCAAAATGTCGTTTGGTATTGGAACCAATTTTACCAATGATGTAGGTTTGCCATCGATGAATATGGTTATAAAACTGACCGAAGTTAAACTTGAAAACCGACATTGGGAAGGCGTTGTAAAACTTTCTGACGAGAAGAATAAAAACACGGGAACGCCCGAAATGATTGAATTGGCTAAAGAAGTACTGGGAATCAAATAG
- a CDS encoding NAD(P)H-dependent oxidoreductase translates to MKIVAFGGSNSQHSINKHFATYAASLFENAEVEVLDLNDFAMPLFSVDLEKEIGQHELAKAFLKKIESADVLVISLAENNGNYSAAFKNLFDWSSRITKEVFQQKATLLLATSPGPRGGASVLEIANNALPRYGAQIKATYSLPTFNANFNLEENKISNTELDKELKDIIKSSF, encoded by the coding sequence ATGAAAATAGTAGCCTTTGGAGGAAGTAACAGTCAGCATTCTATCAACAAACATTTTGCGACTTATGCAGCGAGTTTATTTGAAAATGCAGAAGTAGAAGTTTTGGATTTGAATGATTTTGCAATGCCATTATTTAGTGTTGATTTAGAAAAAGAAATCGGTCAGCATGAACTTGCAAAAGCTTTTCTAAAAAAAATTGAAAGTGCTGATGTTTTGGTGATTTCCTTAGCAGAAAATAACGGAAATTACTCTGCAGCTTTCAAAAACTTGTTTGATTGGAGTTCCAGAATAACGAAAGAAGTTTTTCAGCAAAAAGCTACTTTATTATTAGCAACTTCTCCCGGACCAAGAGGCGGAGCTTCGGTTTTAGAAATCGCTAATAATGCTTTGCCAAGATATGGTGCACAAATAAAAGCTACTTATTCACTACCAACTTTCAATGCTAATTTTAATCTGGAGGAAAATAAAATCTCAAATACGGAGTTAGATAAGGAATTAAAAGACATTATTAAGTCTAGTTTCTAA
- a CDS encoding TonB-dependent receptor, which produces MRKIALLLFLLNTAFLFAQKEVSGVVKDKSGAPLPGVNILEKGTTNGVSTDFEGSYKIKVKDGATLIFSYIGYTTIEKQATSGDVSIVLDQNGGQILSDVVVVGSRNAKRTVVNSAVPIDVINVKDVTTQSGKIEINQLLQYVAPSFNANKQSGSDGADHVDPASLRGMGPDQTLVLINGKRRHQSSLINLFGTRGRGNTGTDLNAIPVASIKRIEILRDGAAAQYGSDAIAGVINIVTADNVNELTGSVTYGAFNTDAKGDFLPGTPNTKDYRLDTKGNGNSYGKNKSLDGQSVKVAANYGVALGTKGGYANFTGEFINKEKTLRPGYDFRKGFGDAQINGLNFFGNLAIPIADKTEFYAFGGSSVRNTDAYAFTRNDGERVVESVYPGGYTPRITSKINDNSIAAGIRTETSGGWKMDLSNTFGKNKFHYDIKGTINASLLDKSPLEFDAGGHSLLQNTTNFDISKNYPDVLKGFNIAFGTEFRVEKFEIFAGEEGSYTTYDTNGKPITDPTTQSPPTIPNPDYDPTDPTSSPTIARPGSSQGFPGYSPANVVNESRTNFSLYTDAELDVTEALMVSGAVRFENYSDFGSTLNGKLASRLKITDHINARGSISTGFRAPSLAQVYYNLRFTNFNAGGATEVLLAPNDSPVTRAFGIQKLNEEKAVNASLGFTATFGDFTATVDGYYIKVKDRIVLTGYFDAKPLNLGVDKAQFFANGVDTSTHGLDLVFSWKKSFDFGQFGATFVGNINDMKIDNVKNGTLPADIFFGRREKAFLLASAPDSKFGLNLNYSIHKFDAGLAFTRFSKVVLVDYNDEDDVYNPRLVTDITLGYKLSKSLKLSIGSNNLFNVYPTKQDEQGNTEAGGYWDAVQMGFSGAYYYARLGFNF; this is translated from the coding sequence ATGAGAAAAATTGCATTATTACTATTTCTATTAAACACAGCGTTTCTTTTTGCACAAAAAGAAGTTTCGGGAGTTGTAAAAGACAAATCAGGCGCACCTTTACCTGGCGTTAACATTCTTGAAAAAGGAACCACAAACGGCGTATCTACTGATTTTGAAGGTAGTTACAAAATAAAAGTTAAAGATGGCGCTACTTTAATTTTTAGTTATATTGGATATACTACTATTGAAAAACAAGCTACAAGTGGCGATGTTAGCATTGTATTAGATCAAAACGGCGGTCAGATTTTAAGTGACGTAGTAGTCGTTGGATCCAGAAATGCTAAAAGGACAGTTGTAAATTCGGCAGTTCCTATCGATGTTATCAATGTAAAAGATGTAACAACACAAAGCGGAAAAATTGAAATCAATCAATTACTGCAATATGTTGCTCCTTCTTTTAATGCTAACAAACAGTCCGGTTCTGATGGTGCTGACCACGTTGACCCTGCTTCTTTAAGAGGTATGGGACCTGACCAGACGTTGGTTTTGATTAACGGAAAAAGAAGACATCAATCATCTCTTATCAACTTATTTGGTACTCGCGGACGTGGAAATACAGGAACGGATTTGAACGCTATTCCGGTTGCGTCTATCAAAAGAATTGAAATTCTAAGAGACGGCGCCGCTGCACAATACGGTTCTGATGCCATTGCAGGTGTTATTAATATTGTAACTGCAGATAATGTAAATGAGTTAACAGGATCTGTAACTTATGGTGCTTTTAACACAGATGCAAAAGGAGACTTTTTACCGGGAACGCCAAATACTAAAGATTATAGATTGGACACAAAAGGAAATGGAAACTCTTACGGGAAAAACAAATCTCTTGATGGACAATCTGTAAAAGTGGCTGCCAATTATGGAGTTGCTCTTGGAACAAAAGGCGGTTATGCTAACTTTACAGGAGAATTTATCAATAAGGAAAAAACTTTGAGACCTGGCTATGATTTTAGAAAAGGCTTTGGTGATGCTCAAATTAACGGATTGAATTTCTTTGGAAATCTTGCCATTCCAATTGCTGATAAAACAGAATTTTATGCTTTTGGAGGAAGCAGCGTTAGAAATACTGATGCTTATGCGTTTACCAGAAATGACGGAGAAAGAGTTGTAGAGTCTGTTTATCCTGGTGGATATACGCCAAGAATTACCTCAAAAATTAATGACAATTCAATTGCAGCAGGAATTAGAACAGAAACTTCCGGCGGATGGAAAATGGATTTAAGCAATACTTTCGGAAAAAATAAATTTCATTATGATATTAAGGGAACAATAAATGCTTCTCTTTTGGACAAATCTCCTCTTGAATTTGACGCAGGTGGACATAGTTTACTTCAAAACACTACTAATTTTGATATTTCTAAAAACTATCCTGATGTTTTAAAAGGCTTTAATATTGCTTTTGGAACAGAATTCAGAGTAGAAAAATTCGAAATTTTTGCTGGTGAAGAAGGTTCATATACGACTTATGACACTAACGGAAAACCAATCACGGATCCAACGACTCAAAGTCCGCCAACAATTCCAAATCCTGATTATGACCCTACTGATCCTACATCTTCACCAACTATTGCGAGACCTGGAAGTTCTCAGGGATTCCCTGGATATAGCCCCGCAAATGTGGTAAATGAAAGCCGCACCAACTTCTCTTTATATACTGATGCTGAGTTAGATGTAACTGAAGCTTTAATGGTAAGTGGAGCTGTTCGTTTTGAAAATTATAGTGATTTCGGAAGTACTCTAAACGGAAAATTAGCTTCAAGACTTAAAATCACAGATCATATTAATGCGAGAGGTTCTATTAGTACAGGATTTCGTGCTCCATCATTAGCTCAGGTTTATTATAATTTACGTTTTACAAACTTCAATGCCGGCGGTGCAACCGAAGTACTTTTGGCACCAAACGATAGTCCGGTTACGAGAGCTTTCGGAATTCAAAAATTAAACGAAGAGAAAGCTGTAAATGCTTCTTTGGGTTTCACCGCAACTTTTGGAGATTTCACAGCTACGGTCGATGGATATTATATTAAAGTAAAAGATCGTATCGTTCTTACCGGATATTTTGATGCAAAACCATTGAATTTAGGAGTTGACAAAGCTCAGTTTTTTGCAAATGGTGTAGACACAAGTACTCACGGTTTGGACTTAGTTTTCTCTTGGAAAAAATCATTTGATTTTGGACAATTTGGAGCAACTTTTGTTGGAAACATTAACGACATGAAAATTGACAATGTAAAAAATGGCACTTTACCAGCAGATATTTTCTTCGGAAGACGTGAAAAAGCATTTTTATTAGCTTCAGCTCCAGATAGTAAATTTGGTTTAAACCTAAATTATTCTATACATAAATTTGATGCAGGTCTAGCCTTTACACGTTTTAGCAAAGTAGTTTTGGTGGATTATAATGACGAAGACGATGTTTACAATCCAAGATTGGTAACTGATATAACTTTAGGTTACAAACTAAGCAAAAGCCTAAAATTAAGTATTGGAAGCAATAACTTATTCAACGTTTATCCTACTAAACAAGATGAACAAGGTAATACAGAAGCTGGTGGATATTGGGACGCCGTACAAATGGGTTTCAGCGGAGCGTACTACTATGCAAGACTTGGATTTAATTTCTAA
- the ychF gene encoding redox-regulated ATPase YchF, translating to MKAGIVGLPNVGKSTLFNCLSNAKAQSANFPFCTIEPNIGVVNVPDPRINKLEELVKPERVQMATVDIVDIAGLVKGASKGEGLGNQFLGNIRECNAIIHVLRCFDNDNIVHVDGNVNPIRDKETIDIELQLKDLETVEKRLEKVNRAAKTGNKEAQTEKALLDRIREALLQAKSARTITPQGNDEEVLMESFQLITAKPVLYVCNVDENSAVNGNKYVDQVRELVKDEDAEVIILSVGAEADITELESYEERQVFLEDMGLTEPGASVLIRAAYKLLKQQTYFTAGVKEVRAWTINIGATAPQAAGVIHTDFEKGFIRAEVISYEDYVQYGSEAKAKEAGKFKVEGKEYVVKDGDVMHFRFNV from the coding sequence ATGAAAGCAGGAATTGTAGGATTACCAAATGTTGGAAAATCAACATTATTTAATTGTTTATCTAATGCAAAAGCGCAAAGTGCGAACTTTCCGTTTTGTACAATCGAACCTAATATTGGTGTTGTAAACGTTCCGGATCCAAGAATCAATAAATTAGAAGAATTGGTAAAACCAGAACGCGTACAAATGGCAACAGTTGATATTGTTGATATCGCTGGTTTGGTAAAAGGTGCAAGTAAAGGTGAAGGTCTTGGAAACCAATTTTTAGGAAACATTAGAGAGTGTAATGCTATTATTCACGTTTTACGTTGTTTTGATAATGACAATATCGTTCACGTTGACGGAAATGTAAACCCAATTCGTGACAAAGAAACGATCGATATCGAGTTGCAGTTAAAAGATTTAGAAACTGTTGAAAAACGTTTAGAAAAAGTAAATCGTGCTGCTAAAACAGGAAATAAAGAAGCACAAACTGAAAAAGCACTTTTAGACAGAATCAGAGAAGCGTTATTACAAGCAAAATCTGCTCGTACAATTACTCCTCAAGGTAATGACGAAGAAGTTTTAATGGAATCTTTCCAATTAATTACTGCAAAACCAGTATTATACGTTTGTAATGTTGATGAAAATTCAGCAGTAAACGGAAATAAATATGTAGATCAGGTTCGTGAATTAGTAAAAGATGAAGATGCTGAAGTAATCATTCTTTCAGTAGGAGCAGAAGCTGATATTACAGAATTAGAAAGCTACGAAGAGCGTCAGGTTTTCCTTGAAGATATGGGATTAACAGAGCCGGGAGCATCAGTTTTAATTCGTGCAGCTTACAAGTTATTAAAACAACAAACTTACTTTACAGCAGGTGTAAAAGAAGTTCGTGCCTGGACAATCAATATTGGAGCAACTGCGCCACAAGCAGCAGGAGTTATCCACACTGATTTTGAAAAAGGATTCATTCGTGCTGAGGTAATTTCATACGAAGATTACGTTCAATACGGTTCAGAAGCAAAAGCAAAAGAAGCAGGAAAATTCAAAGTAGAAGGAAAAGAATACGTAGTAAAAGATGGTGATGTAATGCATTTCCGTTTTAACGTTTAA
- a CDS encoding TIGR02117 family protein: MLKKTFKFLGWTILGIITFLVLYVISVYLISKITVNSDIAQVDEKDAIPIYILSNGVHTDIVVPITTEIKDWRKEIQFSQTQSKDSLMQFVAFGWGDKGFYLHTPEWSDLKASTALKAIFGVSSSAMHTTFFKQLKEGENCKRILISKENYQKLVAYISESFNNPTNPEWIQGYSYGKKDAFYEAKGSYSLFYTCNTWANCALKAANQKASLWTIYDKGIFCHYK, translated from the coding sequence ATGCTAAAAAAGACCTTCAAATTTCTAGGCTGGACAATCCTCGGAATCATTACTTTTCTTGTTCTTTATGTAATCTCTGTTTATTTAATTTCTAAAATCACCGTCAATTCAGATATTGCACAAGTTGACGAAAAAGATGCGATTCCTATTTACATACTTTCCAACGGAGTTCACACAGATATTGTAGTTCCGATTACTACAGAAATTAAAGATTGGCGAAAAGAGATTCAATTCAGCCAAACGCAATCAAAAGATAGTTTAATGCAATTTGTAGCTTTTGGTTGGGGTGATAAAGGATTTTATTTGCATACACCAGAATGGTCAGATTTAAAAGCAAGTACGGCTTTAAAAGCTATTTTCGGAGTGAGTTCATCGGCAATGCACACAACTTTTTTTAAACAACTTAAAGAAGGTGAAAATTGTAAACGTATTCTGATTTCAAAAGAAAACTATCAAAAACTAGTGGCTTATATTTCAGAAAGTTTCAATAATCCAACAAACCCGGAATGGATTCAAGGTTATAGCTATGGAAAGAAAGATGCTTTTTATGAAGCAAAAGGAAGTTATAGCTTATTTTATACTTGTAATACATGGGCAAACTGCGCACTAAAAGCGGCTAATCAAAAAGCAAGTTTATGGACAATTTATGATAAAGGGATTTTTTGTCATTATAAATAA